The genomic DNA GGGTGTCTTTCTATGAGACTTCTGCACatatgttgttggtttttttttttttttttctctctcccctttatGTATCTGGGTAACTTTAATTATAGACCGGTCAAAAGAACTCAAGCAAGGTAAGGAAGAATATTTCCCCTCTTTGAAAGTTAAACTGTTTGTTTTCAGTTGTAAGGAAGGCATACTTATTTAGtaacttcagctcagttcagttgagtctctcagttgtgtcccactctttgcgaccatattaatcacagcatgccagggctccctgtccatcaccaactcctggagttcacacagactcatgtccatcgagtcggtgatgccatccagccatctcatcctgtgtcatcccctttcctccttctcccaatccctcctagcatcagagtctttctcaatgagtcaactcttcccatgaggtggccaaagtattggattctcagctttagcatcagtcctttcaatgaacacccaggactgatgtcctttagaatggactggttggatctccttgcagtctaagtgactctcaagagtcttctccaacaccacagtgcaaaagcattaatttttaggttctcagctttcttcacagtccaactctcacatccatacatgaccactggaaaatcatagccttcgTTAgccagatctttgttggcaaagtaatgtctccgcttttcaatatgctgtctaggttggtcataatgttctttccaaggagtaagcgtcttttaatttcatggctgcagtcaccatctgcagtgattttggagccgccaaaaataaagtctgacactgtttccccatctatttcccatgaagtgatgggaccggatgccatgatctttgttttctgaatgttgagctttaagccaactttttcactctcctctttcactttcctcaagaggttttttagttcctcttcactttctgccataagggtgttgtcatatgcatatctgaggttattgatatttctcctggcaatcttgatttcagcttgtgcttcttccagtccagcgtttctcatgatgtactcggcatataagttaaataagcaatatacagccttgatgtacaccttttcctatttggaaccagtctgttgttccatgtccagttctaactgttgcttcctgacctgcatacagatttctcaagaagcaggccaggtggtctggtagtcccatctctttcagaattttccacagtttattgtgatccacacagtcaaacgctttggcatagtcaataaagcagaaataaatgtttttctggaactctcttgattttgtgatgattcagcagatgttgtcaatttgatcactggttcctctgcattttctgaaaccagcttgaacatctggaaattcacagttcatgtactgctgaaacctggcttgcagaatttcgagcattactttactaatgtgtgaggtgcatgcaattgtgctgtagtttgagcattctttggcattgcctttctttgggattggaatgaaaactgaccatttccagtcctgtggccactgctaaattttccaaagctgctggcatattgagtggagcattttcacagcatcatctttcaggatttgaaatagctctactggatccatcatctccactagatttgttcatagtgatgctttctaaagcccactggacttcactttccaggatgtctggctctagatgagtgatcacaccatcgtgattatcttggtcgtgaatatcttttttgtacagttcttctgtatattcttgccacctcttaatatcttctgcttctgttaggtccataccatacaATTTTTTTGAAAGTTATCAGCTACATTTTATGGCAAATCACCCCATTAAGAGACAGTCTAAAACAATGACCaattccttcttaaaaaaaaaaatcactattccagcattaacattttttattctCCAAGATATAAATTAGATTTTTGACTGACATTGATTCCTCAATGTATAAGTTCTTAATTTTGGGTCTGGGCTAGCAAAGTCTTAGAGAACTCAAAATTCCTGTCTATTGACATGGAACATCAAATACACTTTAGTAAGATTTTCTCCCTGGAAATTTcccctatctctttaagaaaaggaTATGTATTTGGACAAATTACTGAACTAAGCAATAGGAGGAAGTTATTGACTATagcaaataaaaattcttaagaaCAGTAACATTGAATTTATCTATTAATAGAAAGCAGTTTCCTCCTGAACAATTCTTTGATCAAAGCTTCTTTCACATCCTTGTTCCTCAGACTGTAGATCACAGGGTTTAACATGAGGATCACTGTGGTATAAAACACAGCCACCATTTCCCCTGTTGCACAGAGTCTTCTGAAGGGGATCTAAGATACATGAAGAAAAGAGTTGTGTAGCAGAGGGTGACAGCTCTCAGATGGGAGCCACAGGTAGAGAAGCTTTGCTCCTGCCTTCTGTGAAACGAATTCTCAATGTGGCAGGAAAAATGTAGATGTAAGAAATGAGGATGATGTAGAGAGAACAAGTGAAGTTAAAACCAGCCACAACAAACATGGACAACTCTTTATTATAGGTGTTGGAACAAGCCAGCTTAATCAGCGGTGGGCCAGCACAGTAGAAGTGATTAATTTCATTGCTATCACAGAAGGCTAGGTTGTAGGTCCACGTGGTTTCCATAAGGCCAGTGAGCGCTCCATATACATAAGGCACTGTGATGAGGGACATGCACACACTCTTAGACATCCTGCTGCCAGAAAGCAGGGGGTTGCAAATGGCCATGTACTGATTAAAGGCCATGACATCTAGGATTGAGATCCCTACATGGACTAAGGCAATAAAAAAGCAACACTGAAACATGCAAGCTGTATAAGAAATGGTTTTCCGCTCTGATAGGAAAATTCCCAACATCTTTGGAGTCACATTGGAAGAGAAACACAGATCCACGAAGGGTAAGTGGCTCAGGAAAAAAGTACATAGGGGTGTGGAGGCAGGCATTGACCCTGATGAGGACAATTATGCCAAGATTTCCTGCCACTGTGACCATATAAATGGTGAAAAACAGCACAAAGAAGAGAATCTGCAATTCCTGGGTACCAGATAGTCCAAGGAAAATGAACTCAGTCACTAATGTGAAGTTCTTCTCATAATTTCCTCCATGAGATATTGAcctttacatttatattaaattacCATAAAGTGGAAATTGATATTACTATGTCACTAATGACTTTCTCaccaatttcttttctctttcttttttattactcTATTTCAACTCTTGTTCATTCTCAGTAAGCACAATCTCAACCTGTCAATGAAATCTTGTGGTATTCAAAgcatctctttcatttttgacATGGCTTCCCCCTTTTCTTAATTTCCCTATTTTTCGTTTCCCTTCTAATTGtgcttctcttactttttctttttttaatctactttctCCTTTTCGTTCTCTGCCTTGGTCTCTTTGTTTGAAAAATATGCATTatggacatcagttcagttcagttcagtcgctcagtcatgtccgactctttgcgaccccatgaatcacagcacatcaggcctccctgcccattaccaacccccggagttcaatcagattcacgtccatcgagtctgtgatgccatccagccatctcatcctcgatcgtccccttctccccctaccctgaatccctccaagcatcaaagtattttccaatgagtcaacttttcacatgaggtggccaaagtactggagtttcagctttagcatcattccttccaaagaaatcctagggttggtctcattcagaatgaactggtgggatctccttgcagtccaagggactctcaaaagtcttctccaacaccacagttcaaaagcatcaattctttggcactcagctttcttcacagtccaactctcacatccatacatgaccacaggaaaaaccataaccttgactagacggaccttagtcggcaaagtaatgtctttgcttttgaatatgctatctaggttggtcataacttttcttccaagaagtaagcgtcttttaatttcatggttgcagtcaccacctgcagtgattttgaagccccccaaaataaagtctgacactgtttccactgtttccccatctatttcccatgaagtgatgggactggatgtcatgatcttcgttttctgaatgttgagctttaggccaattttttcactctcctctttcactttcatcaagaggctttttagttcatcttcctCAAATATCACAGTCAGATTTGTTTATAGTTATATCTAATTATATAAACAGGTGAGAAAGActttagaaagagaaaagtgtATGATATCAAAGAACAATATTTTCCCAAATAACTTAattcattttgtataattttcacCTAATCAATTACTTATTGGAGAacacaaaataattaaattgGGAAGTTTTATGCTTTGCAACTTTTTCAGACTCAAGAGAATAAGGATTTTTTAGGTGAATAACTTAAAATTTCCTTCACTTTttcaaacataaatatataattatattctgGCAGTTGACCAGCTTTTAAATTCTCCATCCATTAATCTTCCATTAGGTTATTTTATAGAGAATTTCCCACAGTATGGAGTTGGCAGTGATAAAACCCCTCAGTTCCTAGTCTTATTTCTGGTTTCACTGTTAAATCTGAGGGCCAAAATTCTTTGTTCAAAGAGGAATATGCAAAAATCAAATGCTCATCCCTGGATATCTTACATGAGTCAGTTACTGATTTAAGGTGGTCGCCTTAATGTAACATACATTTCCATTAAATAAAATGCAGTGTGTTTTAAAGGCCAGACTGATCCTTCAAAGGAAGACTAACTCTATGAAATCTGAGCTGACAGATGTCCAGACTTCTTGGATTTTTCCTTAATGCTTGGCTTTCTAGCTACATATTGATCACAACACTACATATGTTTTCaaaaccatttatttttgcttgagaAAGCTAGAGTTGACTTCTGTTTtggcaagaaataaaaataaatagataaatactcacactaataataactaaaatatgtGTTTGCTTTTCTATGTAGACTTCATCTATATTCACTAGCTGTCTGCACTTTTATGTTcattgacatttattttttttccatatagttttattttattttattttatttatttatttatttatttatttatttttattttttttaattttaaaatctttaattcttacatgtgttcccaaacatgaacccccctcccacctccctccccataacatctctgtgggtcatccccatgcaccagccccaagcatgctgtatcctgcgtcagacatagactagcgattcaattcttacatgatagtatacatgatagaatgccattctcccatatcatcccaccctctccctctccctctgagtccaaaagtccgttatagacagctgcgtcttttttcctgtcttgcatacagggtcgtcattgccatcttttccATATAGTTATTTATAAACCATAGGTCTAATTTTGGTGTCATACATGATTGCACAAATAAGAAGGCTTTTGATAGTTATAAATACTTGTAGAATAAAGAAATCTACCCATGGGGGAAGAGCTATCTTAAGAAAGAATATCAGTGGCTCTTCTGAGGAATGAAGAAGGCAGAATTTATATCATTTGTAGGTTGATACCGTTTTCCTAAGAGATTGCACAAACAAGTGAGGgtgaaatcattatttttaagataattattcTTCAATACATGAGTTCTCTGGAGAAATAACAATTGGGCACAATTCAGATTTACCATGCGATCCAACCTTCagtctctatatatatatatatatatatatatatatatatatatatatattttcttacattGGGAAGTCTACACCATAGTATTGATGTCTACCATGGATGCTCATATTACATTATATTTGCCATAATAGCTTAATGCAATTTCTTCCACCCCGTTATCATAACTTTGTGTCACAATGTGTTACCACCTTACTTAGTCTTATGGGTCGAGTTGTTTTGCTttaaatggtaatccactccagtattcttgctttgtgaatcctatggacagaggagtccatgtggtcacaaagagtcggacacgactgagtgactaacacacacacacacacacacacacacacacacacacacttataatCCATatcagacttcccttgtggctcaggcagtaaagaatccgcttgtagtgtgtgagacatgggttcaacccctgggttgggaagatcccctggagaagtgaaaggctacccacttcagtattctggcctgtagaactccatggactgtatagtccattgaatggactgagcgactttcatttcacttcataatTCACTTATCAAAATCTCAGCTTTCTGTACTTCAGAATATGAATGAATCCGGAGATAGTGCctttaaagaggaaattaaagttTCATAAGTTCATATGAGTTGGTCTAAACCAAAgataaatgctatttttattattattaaaaaaataggagATCAGTACACAAACTCACAGAGGCTAGAGTACTTACAGACACAGGGGAATGACAGTCATCTAAAAGGCAGAGAGAGGCTTCAAAATGAAACCAACTCGACTGACATTTTGATCTTGAATTCGTAACCTCCAAACTGGGAGGAAATCCATCTTTCTGATTTAAGCCAACCAGTGTATGGTACTTGGTTATGTCAGTCCTAACAA from Budorcas taxicolor isolate Tak-1 chromosome 15, Takin1.1, whole genome shotgun sequence includes the following:
- the LOC128060126 gene encoding LOW QUALITY PROTEIN: olfactory receptor 5M8-like (The sequence of the model RefSeq protein was modified relative to this genomic sequence to represent the inferred CDS: inserted 2 bases in 2 codons; deleted 1 base in 1 codon) gives rise to the protein MTTLSISHGGNYEKNFTLVTEFIFLGLSGTQELQILFFVLFFTIYMVTVAGNLGIIVLIRVNACLHTPMYFFLSHLPFVDLCFSSNVTPKMLGIFLSERKTISYTACMFQCCFFIALVHVGISILDVMAFNQYMAICNPLLSGSRMSKSVCMSLITVPYVYGALTGLMETTWTYNLAFCDSNEINHFYCAGPPLIKLACSNTYNKELSMFVVAGFNFTCSLYIILISYIYIFPATLRIRFTEGRSKXFSTCGSHLRAVTLCYTTLFFMYLRSPSEDSVQQGKXVAVFYTTVILMLNPVIYSLRNKDVKEALIKELFRRKLLSINR